The Gemmatimonadota bacterium genomic sequence TTGGCGCTCGCACCCGATCAACCGTCTGGTCGGCGTCGAGGTGTACTCGCGGAACGCGATGATTCCCGTTGAGCTGCCGATGGCGATGAACTCGTGCGGGGTGATCGCCTTCTGGACGGGGAGTCGCGCGGCGCCGGGAGCGAAGAAGCCCTGACCGGCGTCAGAGGCGCGCGAGGTAGGTCACCTTCAGGCGCATCGCCCGGTTGCGCGGATCCCATGTGGAGGTCTCGGATCCGCGCTCTTCGTTGAGCACGATGAAGATGTCGCTTCCCGGGCGGTGGATGATGTTGAGCCGCAGGTTGGCCGACACGTTCTTCGCGAGCGAGTTGTACTGCACCAGCGAATTCAGGGCGATGCGGGTGGTGAAGGTGTACGCGGCGCGCAGCGAGACGAGGTGGACGTCGAAGCCGCCGTTGGGCAGTTCCGCCTGACTGTAGGTGTACCCGGTCCGCAGGGACAGGTGTTTGCCCGGCGTCGCGGTGATCCCCCCGCGCACGTTGTGGATCGTCCCGCCAAAGGTGTTCTGCAGGTCGATGTTGACGTCGCCGATGACCGGGCGCGCCCGGCCGCTGCTCAGGAAGATTGAGCGCGATTCATAGAGGTAATCGCCTGCCGGAACGTCCACCCGATCCGTGAGCGTGAACGGGGTGACGATGCGGTTGCGGCCCCTCGTATAGAACAGCCCGATCCCGTCCTCGGTGTTCCAGATCGGGCGCACGCCGACCGTGACCGAGTAGTCCAGCCGCTGCCAGTCCATGTCGGCCACGTGATCGGTCCACAACAGCGTATTCACCCGACGCAGGTTCATGAACGATGACGGGCGCCACGTCGCGCGCGAATTGCTCTGGCTCCGACGAATGTTGGTGCGCGTCACGAACCCCGCCGCGGGATTTGCCTCGTCGCCAACGACGAGATGGGAGGCGGAAAACCCGAAAAGGTTGGTCTGGTAGTCGGTGCCAAGTCTCCAGGCGATGTCGTCGCCACCTGCGCCCTGCGTGGCGGTGGATGCCACAAAGCCCTGAAGGTTGAGCGCACCCTTTGGCCACCACGAGAAGTCGGCGCCGCTCGCCGTGTTCCACGTTGAATCACTCCGACGGTCAACCACCATCGCGCCGATGTAATTCGCACTGCCGAAGTCGCGCTTGACCCGCCCGACATTGAACAGGGTCGCGGGTTCGCCGTACTTCGCGCCGTTCACCGCCGTGAGGAGGCCGATGGTCTGGTTGCCGACGCGACCGCTGAGTCGGCCCCCACCGATCATGGGGACTTCGCCAAAACTCGGGTTGATCCCGATGTTGCGTGAGAAGAAGAGCTGGAAGGGCGGTGGCTCAAAGGTGCCACGCGCCCCAAAGTCGAAAATGCCCGAGTTCTCGAGGAAGAAGTCGCGCTTCTCGGGAAAGAACAGGTTGAACCGCGTGAGGTTCACCTGCTGGTCGTCCACCTCGACCTGCGCAAAGTCGGTGTTGTACGTCAGGTCGAGGACGAGTCCGGGGCGCACCTCGCTCTTGAGTTCCACACCCACGTCGCCGAGTCCCTTGTTGGTGAGGACCCCATCTGGTCGCGTGCGATCGTGGCCGGCGAGGACGTAAGGCCGGATGTCGGCGTTACGCCCGGGCTCGCGCAATCCCTCCAGCCCCTCGAGGTGCCCGGCACGGCTCACCCGGGCGAACCCTTCATTGTTGCGTGACCAGCTCGTCCAGAGCACTTCCTCGTTCTTGCGGCGAATCACGCGATAGGCGTTGAACCCCCAGGTGGCCGGGTTGGCCGGGTACCGCAACGTGCGAAAAGGAATCGCAAACTCGGCGGACCATCCCTCGCGCACCCGCTTGGCCGCCACGTACCAGACCCCACGCCAGTCCACGTTGAACGTGCGCCCCTCGTCGGTGATCAGCGCGTCGAATTCGGCGCCATTCGGGTTCGTGGCGAAGACGAAGGCGTTGCGGTGGTCATGGAATGGATCGAGGAGGATGGCAATGCCGTCGTCTCCACCAAACCGTGGCTTGCCGTCGAACTCGGGCTCCATGACCTTGTCGCGCGCGAGGATCCGGGCGACGATCGCGTCCGGGTCACGATCGCGCGCGAAGACGCCGACGTACATGGTGTTGGCGTCGTACAGGATGCGGATCTCGGTGGCCTCCGTGGCGGGAACGCCTTCCAGCGGCTCGCGCTGCTTGAAGTCCGCGATCACCGGGGCAGCCTGCCACTCGGGCTCGGTGAGGAGCCCGTCGACCTTCATCGCCGCGGGCCGGTCGCTGGGGAGCTTGTGGGCGCGGAGCGTGTCGGACGCAACGGCGGCGACCGCGGGCTGGGCGGCCACCGGCGTGATCCCAGCGCCGATCGCCCATGCCACGCCACAGGTCAGGAGCGCCCTGGGTGGCGCGACGCAGGAAAACACGTTGATCAGGCGGAAATGGGGGACTGGGTCTGCTCCGAACGATGAAATGGTGTCACAGGCTGGGGCAAGGTGAGGGACTTGCGCATTCCCCAATCTCGGCGAACCTTGGACCATCGTGACACGGAGGGACGCATGCCGTATCGTGCCGTTCATTGGGTCACCCTGCTGCTCCCTGCGTTTACGCTTGGGGCCCAGCGGCTGCCGATCACTGCGCTGCCACCCGCGAACGCATCTTTTCCGCAGAGTTTCAGTGACCTGACCGGACTCCGCGAACTGCGCGATCGACGCCTCCTGGTGGTGGATCAGCGCGAGTTGACCGTCCTGCTCCTCGACATGGTGACCGGCCGCGCGGAGCCCATTGGGCGGCGCGGTCCGGGGCCCGGGGAATATCAATGGCCGACCAACCTCCACGCGCTCCCCGGCGATTCGAGCGCGCTGCAGGACAACGCCGCGCGACTGCTGTTGATCATTGGTCCCGATGGTCGCACGGGGGACAGGCTCGACGCGCGCGAGCAGGGGACCGATGCGGGAGCGGCCTTGCGGCTCGGGGCACGCTTCTTTGATGATCGCGCGCGCCGGTATACGCAGGCGCAACCCATTCGATTCAACGCGGACGGGACACGCAGCGTGACCGACAGCGTGGCGCTTGAGCGCTGGAGCTCGGGGGGCGTGAGGCGGGATACGATCGGCTATCTGCCATTGGAGACGGACCCAAGTCGTCGCGTGATGGCGTCGGGGGGCGTCGTCTCCACGCCCCGGACGGAGGCGTTTCGCACGGCCGCGCAGTGGGCCGTCGCGAACGATGGGAGAGTCTACATCGTTCACCCATCTCCGTATCGGGTCGATGTCATCCATCCGGATGGTCGGCGGGTGACGGGGGCTCCGGTGGCGTATGAGCGGATCCGGGTCACCGAGCAGCACAAGACGGCGTTCATGACGGAGGTGAATCGCCCGCGCATGGTGATGCGCCGTACCCGGGATGGCCAAACCAGCATCGGGCTGGGCACGATGGGACCGAGCACCGAGACCTGGTCGTATCCGGAGTTCTTGCCTCCCTTTCTCTATGGTGCAGCACGCACCGCGAGTGATGGAACCCTATGGGTCCTTCGCACGTCGCCGGTCGAGGCTCCGCACCAGTACGACGTGTTCGAGAACGATCGCCTCGTCCGACGGGTCTCGCTCCCCGCCCGCGCACGCCTCGTCGGGTTTGGAGCGAACGCCGTCTATCTCGTGGTCCTCGACGAGGACGACCTGCAGACACTCCAGCGCCACAACCTGCGCTAGCGCTGGGGCGAGACGGTGAATCCCTTGAACGCCGTCACCACGTCGCGCTTGGCCCAGAGGCCAACGCGCCCCTGCACCGGTGCCTCGAGCGCGAAGCGGGCGTCGAGTTCCGTGTGGCCGGTGACCGAGGCGAGGACGTCGCGCCCCTGCACGCGCACCACCAGTTCATGCCATTGGTTGAGGGGCAGCTGCTTGAGCCCCGTGCCCTTCGCCAGCACCGCGCGATCCCCGTCGCGAAACGCCCAGAGGGCGAGGTTGCCGTCCTTGGTGTTGTAGCGGACGTAGCGGTACTCGCCCGTTGGACCGAGGCCGAAGACGATCCCGCCGCTGCGGTCGTCGCTGCCGGAGATGAGCCGGAACTGCACCCGCAGCGTGCCCTCGCCAAAACTCCGCGTCTCACGATCTACCGCGAGCGGGAAGGCCGTCGGTGAGGTGGTGTTCGCCAAAAAGGCGGAAGTGGCGTCGCCAAACAGGGCCTTCCCCGCGGCCGTCAACGCCGCGCGATCGACGGCGCCGTTCCACCGTGCCCCGTCGACCACGATCGCGGCCGGGTCGCCGTCAAACACGCTCCACTGGCCAATCACGCCCTGCAGCGGTGTGCGGGCCGGCTGAGCGGGGAGCACCGAGGCGCAGGCCAGAGCGCCGAGGACGACGGTACGCCAGGACATGATCAGGACTC encodes the following:
- a CDS encoding carbohydrate binding family 9 domain-containing protein: MFSCVAPPRALLTCGVAWAIGAGITPVAAQPAVAAVASDTLRAHKLPSDRPAAMKVDGLLTEPEWQAAPVIADFKQREPLEGVPATEATEIRILYDANTMYVGVFARDRDPDAIVARILARDKVMEPEFDGKPRFGGDDGIAILLDPFHDHRNAFVFATNPNGAEFDALITDEGRTFNVDWRGVWYVAAKRVREGWSAEFAIPFRTLRYPANPATWGFNAYRVIRRKNEEVLWTSWSRNNEGFARVSRAGHLEGLEGLREPGRNADIRPYVLAGHDRTRPDGVLTNKGLGDVGVELKSEVRPGLVLDLTYNTDFAQVEVDDQQVNLTRFNLFFPEKRDFFLENSGIFDFGARGTFEPPPFQLFFSRNIGINPSFGEVPMIGGGRLSGRVGNQTIGLLTAVNGAKYGEPATLFNVGRVKRDFGSANYIGAMVVDRRSDSTWNTASGADFSWWPKGALNLQGFVASTATQGAGGDDIAWRLGTDYQTNLFGFSASHLVVGDEANPAAGFVTRTNIRRSQSNSRATWRPSSFMNLRRVNTLLWTDHVADMDWQRLDYSVTVGVRPIWNTEDGIGLFYTRGRNRIVTPFTLTDRVDVPAGDYLYESRSIFLSSGRARPVIGDVNIDLQNTFGGTIHNVRGGITATPGKHLSLRTGYTYSQAELPNGGFDVHLVSLRAAYTFTTRIALNSLVQYNSLAKNVSANLRLNIIHRPGSDIFIVLNEERGSETSTWDPRNRAMRLKVTYLARL